ATTCCATTACAGCTAACTCTAGAAGGGATATACTCTTATCAAGAACGTCAGACGATCGACTTCTCTGCGCTTTCTCAAGCAGGTCTTTTTGGTATCTTCGGTGCTGTGGGTTCCGGCAAATCATCGATATTGGAAGCGATTACCTACGCCCTATTTGGAGAGACGGAACGTCTGAATGCACGGGATAAACGCGCTTATAACATGATGAATCTCAAGTCCAATAGATCGTATATCGAGCTTGATTTCGTCAACTTTGAAGACCGTACATTTAGAATTACCCGCGAATTTAAACGCAATTCCAAAAATTTCGATGATGTGAAATCGCCCACGGTTGTACTCTACGAAAAAATCAATGAAGCATGGGTTCCACTAGAAAGCAGAAATACACAGCATATCATCGGATTAAGCTATGAGAACTTCAAGAGAACAATCATCATTCCCCAAGGACAGTTCAAAGAATTTATAGAACTCGGCGCCAAGGAACGCACGGATATGATGAAAGAAATTTTTCAGCTGCATCGATTCGACCTGCAGGATAAAGTTTCCAACCTCTATAAAAAAAATCAGTCCGAACTGGATCACCTCAACGGTCAATTAATCGGATTTGATGAGGTCACAACCGAACTGATAGAAACGACCGAAACAAATCTCCAACTGGCAGTCGAGTCCTTTGTCGTCCTTGAGTCGTCGTACAAGGCGCACCATGAAAGGTTCTTAAACCTCAAAAAACTCAAAGAGGATTTCTTAGAACTCCGAACAGTGAAAGCACTCTTTCAGCAATTGCTAGAACAAAAAGATGAAAAAGAAACTTTACGGTTAAAGTTAAATCGCTTTGAGGAAGCGCAAACCAACTTTCTACATATTCTTAAAACCAAGGAAAAATTAGCAGCAGAAGGCCTAATTGCACAGAAAAGAGTAGAAACCGAAAAGCAGAGACAGGCCGAAATTCAACAGCTGATCCAGGAGCATTCCTCAAGTCTAAATCTGTTGAAATCACAATATGAGCTGCTACCACAGCGTCGTATTCAGGAATTGGACCTGGAATTGATAAGCCAATTGATTACGTTTTCAAATGAAATCAAGAGTTTACAGGATCGGGCGCAGAAGGGACGCAATTTTGTGCAGGAAACGAAAGATCAACAACGACATTGTAAAGCCAGAATCCAGGAGACAGAAATTCAGATCGCTAGCCTAAAGCAATCAAAACCCTCAGCCCATGAACTCATGGAACTTGGGCAGTGGTATACGAAACAGCAGGGCATCCAACAACTGGAAGATGACCTGAACAAACAGGCCATTGATTTAGAAAAAAGCATAATCATGCTGAACCAGGAACTCCATACTTTCCATCCTAACCTCGAAGAGTTCCGATCAAATCACCTTCTTGTGGTCAGCGCCCTCGAGCAAAAACTTCAGGCCCTCCACGAGGAAAAATCACATCTTCTCCTGCAGCAAAGGTTGACCCAATATGCTGAAAACCTTAAAGCAGGATCCCCATGCCCACTATGTGGAGCTTTGGAACATCCCGCCATCAATCAAGGACAGGATATTTCCCAGGACGTTGCCGCCAATGAAAAATTGATTACCGAGACAAATGAAAGTCTTAAGCATCAACAGGATCAGCAATTTCAAGTCGAGAAACTCCAGCTACGCCTGCAGTCATTGCATGATCAGCAACAAGATCTATATACAAAAATTCAGCTAAATGCCCGTAACAAAATTGCCCATGTGCAGCAATTTACATGGGCTGGTTATAGCGCTACCGATGAATCCAACTATATCTCAAAGAAGCAGGATCTCGCTCGGATCGATACACAGATAGCAGCGTCGGAGCAGCTGCTCGTCGAACATCAGGCTACACTCGCCTCCGTTGAGGAAAAGCTGGAGAAATACAATAAAGCACTGCATCAGTTTGAACGTGATGAAGCAAGCAAACAGGCCCAGATTAATCAAAATATGGGGAATCTAAAAACGCTGCGCTGGTCCGACTATAAAATGCGGGAGTCCGAAGCAGTCGAACAGGAATATACTGCACTGAAAAGATCGAATCTTGAGATTGAGCGCGACTACATTGCTTTAAGCGAACGATTA
The Sphingobacterium multivorum genome window above contains:
- a CDS encoding SMC family ATPase; amino-acid sequence: MIPLQLTLEGIYSYQERQTIDFSALSQAGLFGIFGAVGSGKSSILEAITYALFGETERLNARDKRAYNMMNLKSNRSYIELDFVNFEDRTFRITREFKRNSKNFDDVKSPTVVLYEKINEAWVPLESRNTQHIIGLSYENFKRTIIIPQGQFKEFIELGAKERTDMMKEIFQLHRFDLQDKVSNLYKKNQSELDHLNGQLIGFDEVTTELIETTETNLQLAVESFVVLESSYKAHHERFLNLKKLKEDFLELRTVKALFQQLLEQKDEKETLRLKLNRFEEAQTNFLHILKTKEKLAAEGLIAQKRVETEKQRQAEIQQLIQEHSSSLNLLKSQYELLPQRRIQELDLELISQLITFSNEIKSLQDRAQKGRNFVQETKDQQRHCKARIQETEIQIASLKQSKPSAHELMELGQWYTKQQGIQQLEDDLNKQAIDLEKSIIMLNQELHTFHPNLEEFRSNHLLVVSALEQKLQALHEEKSHLLLQQRLTQYAENLKAGSPCPLCGALEHPAINQGQDISQDVAANEKLITETNESLKHQQDQQFQVEKLQLRLQSLHDQQQDLYTKIQLNARNKIAHVQQFTWAGYSATDESNYISKKQDLARIDTQIAASEQLLVEHQATLASVEEKLEKYNKALHQFERDEASKQAQINQNMGNLKTLRWSDYKMRESEAVEQEYTALKRSNLEIERDYIALSERLNELNSQFAAQNSLVQTIVEQLGHIERESQEADVTLQQLLEASPFETLEEIRQILAENLSVTQIRQELEQFQIQFETVKAQISQLEKKLVDQVYDENQYLAQEKILDESAQQLKASTENVARLQQERDQLRIAYAKKENLLQQQIKLSLRHENLKQLFNLFKGAGFVQYVSSIYLRQLCDHANIRFHRMTRNQLSLQLNDNNEFEIIDYLNEGKSRSVKTLSGGQAFQVSLSLALALAESVQSNSRAARNFFFIDEGFGTQDITSVNIVFETLLDLHKENRIVGIISHVEELKERIPVSLSIEKDEERGSEIFIN